The stretch of DNA ATCTCTCCCAGCTTCTGACCGCCACCAATGCGAGCGACTCCCGAAAGCTCGAGCTCGTTCGCGGTTGGAATCGCATCTCCCTGCCAGTGGCGGCCGACAGCGAGAGAGTCGGGCTCGAGGCCAACAAGCTCTACCCGCGCGAATACTACCCGGGCGACGGACGCGCGCTTTCGGTGCGCTATCGCATGCCGCGCCTGCACCAAGACGCAGAGCGCCATCGCCATGTCGACCACCAGCACACCAATACCGTCTTGAACAGGCAGGAGATGCTCGACGGCAAGCACTTCCTTTCGTCGACCGCGCCCGCCCTCGGCATCGACATGTACGGCGTGTGCAACGTCAAACCCGCCTGTGTGTACTGCGAGTGGGATTTCTCGAAGGCCCAGGAAGGCGACTACGTCGACGCGCCCTTCGACGCCAACCTGCTCGAGGAGTGGGGCGAGTTCTTCGACAACTCGAAGGACCTCATCAACTGCTCGATCGGCGAACCGTTCATGATGAAGAACTTCGACGAGCTGATGGACATCTTCGGCGACCGAGGGAAGTTCCTCGAGATCACTACCAACGGCCAGATCCTGACCGACAAGAACATCGACAAGCTCCTCGGCCGGAACATCGACCTCTACATCTCGCTCGACGCCGGAACACCCGAAACCTACGCCGAGCTGCGCAACGACCGATTCGACGACATCATCGTCAACTTGCGGCGCCTCGTCCAAGCCAAAGGCGGCTCGGGGCAGCTGCCCAGGATCAACCTGGTCTTCATGCCCATGCAGGTCAACGTGCACGAGCTCGAGGACTTCATAAAGCTATGCGCCGATCTGGACGTCGACCGCATGATCTTGCGACCGCTCAACTACAGCGAGATCACCAACCTCGACTGGGACCGCGGTGGCTATCACTTCAGCTATCGAAACGAGCTGCTGCCGTTCGACGTTTTGGCACGAACCAGCGCGCTCGCCGCCCACCTGGCCAAACGGTATGGAGTCGAGATCTCGGATCAGATGGACTTTGGCAGCGCCGAGGCACAGGCCTTCGCCGACGAATTCGCGCCGGGTAAGGCAGAGAGTCCGACAACAGTGGCTGAGCCGACGGCTCCGATCTCCGGCAACCCGATCGCCATGACCGCGATGGAAGTCGCCGACGCCGAGTCCGAGCTGCCGTCCCTGGGTGAAGACAAGGTACCGATGTGCACCGAGCCCTGGAAGAGCCTCTACATTCTTCGGCGCGGCATCCTGCCCTGCTGCTACGGCGCCGCCCGCGCCGGGCAGATGGACGAATACCGAGAGTCGTGGAATTCGCAGCTCTTTCAAGATCTCCGCCGCGAGCTCGCCGCCGGCCGATTCCACTACTACTGCCTGGACTCGCAGGCATGCCCACTGGTTCGCAAGGCGGAGGCGGCCGGGCAGCTACCCCGGTCCCAGGTCGCGTTCATGCGCTTCTGGACCAAGTGGTACTGGCTGGACCGGCGCCTCTGGGGGCTTCCCGGAAAGCATCTCTTCAAGCCCGCCAAGTACGTCGCGATCCGCATCCTGCGAATTGCCAGCGAACAAGGGTACGCCAGGCGGGTAATAGCCCGATACTGGCGGCGGCTGCGCGGCGCGGAAGCGTAGTCGACACCTTACCCGTGAGCCTTGCGGGACGACGGTCGAGACCCTTCGCTTCGCTCGAGGGCAAGCGGAGCTCGACCGCTGCGAGTCTTCAGAGACCTCGAAAACCAATCGGGAGGGGACACGAAGGAATCGTGTCCCCGATTACACCGGCACCAGCACGGGGTACTCGGGCTCCCACATGAAGGCATCCACCGCCCCGGCGACGTCCTCGCCCTCCAAGGCCTTTCCGATTCCATCGTCGCTCGCCTGGGCGACGACCGCGATAGCCACTGATCGAGTGACCTCGCGCAAGCGAGACACGGACGGGTAAAGCGCGAACGCGGACAGCTCGTCTTCGGCCACGCTCTCGGCGAGCGCCCGAGCGGCGGCCGTGAACATCGCGTCGGTCACCTCGCCGGCCTCCGCCACGAGCGCGCCGAGCCCTATACCCGGAAAGATGAAAGCGTTGTTCCCCTGGCCGATACGATGCTCGTGACCGTTGTGCGGCACGGGCTCGAAGGGACTTCCTGTGGCAATGAGCGCGGCTCCGTCGGTCCAACGAACCACATCGGCCGGCTCGGCCTCGGAGAGCCGGTTCGGGTTGGAGAACGGGAAGATCAGCGGCCGCTCGGCGTGGGCGGCCACGGCTCGCACGACCTCCTCGGTGAACATCCCGGGCCTCCCCGAGGTGCCGATCAGGACCGTCGGTCGATACGCCGCGACGATCTCCACCAAGCTCTTGCCAGTACCGAGGCCGGCGCTTGCGGCCAACTCGTCAGGCCAGGCCAGAGCCGGTTTGACGCCGGTGAGATCATCACGGCCGGCGATCAAAGGGCCACGCGAGTCCAGCACGGCGACCGCTCGGGTCAGATCGTCCCCGGCGAGGCCGTCGGCCGCCAGCGCCGCTCTCAACTGAACCGCGATGCCT from bacterium encodes:
- a CDS encoding radical SAM protein, which encodes MLRVIQQNTHTRELPYFIQTTRPVAFGEGFHPEEGVGLDAFTWMSERGGIDFEPESVPRFLEFEVFCEFYDLSQLLTATNASDSRKLELVRGWNRISLPVAADSERVGLEANKLYPREYYPGDGRALSVRYRMPRLHQDAERHRHVDHQHTNTVLNRQEMLDGKHFLSSTAPALGIDMYGVCNVKPACVYCEWDFSKAQEGDYVDAPFDANLLEEWGEFFDNSKDLINCSIGEPFMMKNFDELMDIFGDRGKFLEITTNGQILTDKNIDKLLGRNIDLYISLDAGTPETYAELRNDRFDDIIVNLRRLVQAKGGSGQLPRINLVFMPMQVNVHELEDFIKLCADLDVDRMILRPLNYSEITNLDWDRGGYHFSYRNELLPFDVLARTSALAAHLAKRYGVEISDQMDFGSAEAQAFADEFAPGKAESPTTVAEPTAPISGNPIAMTAMEVADAESELPSLGEDKVPMCTEPWKSLYILRRGILPCCYGAARAGQMDEYRESWNSQLFQDLRRELAAGRFHYYCLDSQACPLVRKAEAAGQLPRSQVAFMRFWTKWYWLDRRLWGLPGKHLFKPAKYVAIRILRIASEQGYARRVIARYWRRLRGAEA